The sequence CATTATCTTACCTTCAAGGGGGTGGCTCCCCCAGGAGAGCCATAATACAATACATAGCCATAATACAAGCCAATACAAGCCATAATACAATAAGCAATAATCAACATAATAATGAATTATTAAGTCTTAACACTGATATGTAAGTATCAGTGATATATCCCAGTATGATCTTTACTCTGCCCACTTGGTTTAAGTCTCCCTCAATGTAAGGACATTCCTATAGGTTTGAGAATTTCAACTCCTGATCTCTTGTGATCTACTCTTCTGTCCAACTTGGCTTTTCCATAAGAGCCAGCAGTAGTTTACCGTCACACTGAATCCTAAATCCACCCTTGAAAAGAAACAGTTCTCTAGAGAAATTTATCTATAGAGATGCAACTCTGCCTGCAGAATAAATCATCTTTCTCATGGTTTCACAGAGCAGTTTAGCCTCAACTTATAAAATAGCTCCATTTTCAGGTGATGGTTTTAGATTTATATTTGCATACCCTTCAGGTGTTTTTCCCAAAATAAAAGTCTCCCATTTTTGAAGACTGAAAACTTCTTGTAGCCTTGAAATtagtttctttagtttttctcaCTGAAATCAAGGTTTCAAAATAATGTTGTTATTTGGGTCAAATTTGAATGAGGGCTATAGCTTTAGATGCTTATGCCCCACAAGCCTTTCTAAGAAGGAAGCTTCTCTAAAACATGTATTCTGGGAATAGAATCTCAGTCCTGGATGACAGCAAAGGAAAGTCTATTTGTTGCTCCTCATCTGGCTTCAGGAATGTGGCAGAGACTGCTTATTTAGTTGACACTTAGTATCCTTTTGCTCTTGACTTTGAGAACTGCCCAGGATAAAGACTAATTCCCAATTAGGTGTGGCTATGTGACTAAATTCTGGCCAGTGGAATATAAGTGGAAATGTCCTGCGCTATTTTCAAGATATGTCCTTATGGCAGGAGACATGCCTTTCCTCTTTCAGCTTCCTGCTAGTTGGAATGTAGACATGATGGCTAGAATTTGAACAGCTGCCTTGGACCTGGGATAAAAGCCACTTATTGAAGATGTCAAAGGAACAAGATGGAAGCCTGGTTCCTGATACCAAATAGGCACACCTTACCCTAGGCTGTGTATCTCTGGGTTTCTTTTACATGATGGAGAAATACACTTCTACTTTGCTTCTTCACTCTTTTTGTTTAAGTGCAATAGGTCCTAATTGTAAATAAAAAGGTTACAATTATCTCTTTCCAAGAGCAGCAATGCCTATTACACAGAAAATGTTTGGAGGCAACATATACATCCAACAATGGGGAGCAAGGTCAGTATATCCTCTCAATGGAATATTGTGCAAttgttaaaaataacaactcTTAAAGACTTAATAGGGAAATGATACAATGGGAAACAATAACACTTGTATCTCTgcttaaactttaaaacattatgcAGGCTATTTCTTAGGACTGCATGGGAGCATGAACAAATTAAaacttggtggttttttttttaagtttattaattttgagagagagagagagtgggggaggggtagaaagagagggagagagacaatcccacaCAAActctacactatcagcacagagcctgatgaggggcttgaacccacaaaccacgaggtcatgacctgaacccaaatcaagagtcagatgctcaaccaactgagccacctaggcaccccaaaactttgtGTTTTGGAAGTGGAttattaaattctttcttttttaagactttcATAAATGTTGctatgtttccttatttttaagtcCCCTAAAACAGTAGTAGACAACAAAAGCCCAGTGTTTCATCCTCATATTATGGATGCTGATTCTATCCTGCATTATATATATGAGTTGTCCCTTGAACATTGTCATGGACttaaaggagatttttaaaaattataataaattataaataaaggtaATGTTGTAAGGATGTGACCTTTCACTTTGATTAGATTATAAGCTCTTTAAGGGCTTGgactatcatttcttttttacgCCTTTACTCTCCCCTTAGGGGGGACTTACGGTAGCTGTATAATTGCTCACACTTGGTAATCCATATTTGGAGTGATCTATGTGATTTATTGAATTGTACCTAGGATGTACATATTAATTCACACTTGTGCTGAGAATATTAATTTGTCTACTACAAGACTTCAGAAAGGGACTATTGCTGTGATGATGAAAATTTAAACTTTTGCAGGTTCTGAACCCAAGGAAAATTTTGATCATCACGTAAGAAGCACACCCGTAGCTCCAGgcctttgaaagaaaattttaaaaagcatacgtgtatttttttttcctgccttaagTTCAGCCTACAAACCCCTGAATTTTTCCAACTTCTCTTTGCTGTGTTTTATGGGACCTAAAGTGGAACTTTAACAGCGTTGACTCACTTTGTTTCTCAGTCTGGattctctctcattgtctctctgtgcctctgtcatgtatatgtatgtttatttttatgtacctcACTGTCCGTGAGGGAACTAAGAGTCACGCTTGCTCAGTTGGGATAATGTTGGGAGTCCATAACTTAGTTGCTGAACTGGTAAGTGTCATTGTGCTATGCCTTGATCTCCAACACTCAAGAAAAACTCCGGTGCTCTAAACAACTTCGCTGGCAAGCAACacagaaaatggcagaagcaCCGGCTACTTTACTCCGCCGCTTGTGATCTGGGTTTGTTTATTCATGCCTTGGCCAGGAGTCGGACCTAGGGTTGGAGCGGAGCAGTTTTTCGGCGCTCGACTGCATCTCCTTGAACGATTGGCTGGGCGCTCATCCTATGATGTCTGGGCCGTTCGTGTATTCGGTGATCTTTTGCGCCGTCTTCTTGCTTGATGTCTCCTGAGCGGTGGCGGCGCCGGGTCGAAGGCTGACTTATCCGCGAGGCCCCGCGCTCAGGCTGCTTTCTTCCGCTGGTCGGTAGAGCGGACcccttgcttccttcctgcctcttcttctTGTCGGTGGTTGGGTCCCGTCGCTGGGCTGCAGACGGAGCCTCCGCCCGCCTTGCAGGTAGGCCCGGGAGGAGCCTGGGAGGCCCGGCCCGGCATCCTTCCGCTGGCGGGTTGAGAAGACCTTGGCGCCGGCGGGTGGGCGGGCGGCTTGGCCGCGGAGACACGGCCGGAGGAGGAGCTACCCGGCTGCGTTCGGGGGCGCGGTCGGAGAGGCGGCAGGGCGCGGAGGGAGAGGCCggaaggagggagagatgctGGGGCTGCTTTACGCGGTTAGGTAGGGAGGGGATGTTGGGTCTAGGGCGGGTGTTGGCACCCTCAGTGTGGGGGGAAATCGCCTTCCAGGAACGGATAGAGCTTTGCGCGCTTGCCCCTCCTCGGtctcccctcccgcctccccgcccccaaggCCCCGGGTGTCATGACTCAATTGCGCTGGGGACCTCCTCGGAGTCCGACCTTGGAAGGGACCCTCGAGTAGGTGGAAACAAGTGGAACACGGCCCCCTGGCTGCTCTGAGCGAAGTGTCATGTTCTTGCGTTTTGgggatagggaaactgaggcagggttCTGGGACTTGACTTTTCCCCACGTCCCAAATAGGTCTTTAAACGTACTATGAGTCGTTTTTTGGTCATTTGCAGGTtcgggttttttttcccccctccctctctatttacCAGTCACTTTATGTACACAGCGATTTGTCGTTTGTGATCTCTCCTACCTGGGAATACAGATTCTGTCACTGGTGACTTCAGAAGTAAAGGGACCATGCTGGTTTTGTTTGTCAAAGTCTGTATCATTTTAGTGAGAAAAGCAATGGCAATTCTGTTTCTTGGATAGAAAATTTTGTTTGCTGACCAGTTTGCTTTCTGGTTGATACttatttctccccccccccccccccagcttgttCTCAATGGAAATCTTCCAACTATGTTGTTAAGTGGTTAATGTCCAAGGTTGGAGGATTGGTGAAGATTTTCAAATCAGGTATTTGTCCTGAAGAGTTTGCTTTCTAGGAAGAATCCAAAGGAAACCCAAGGAGTCGTTTCCAGAACAATTTTATCATATTCGATTAGTGGTTTAGTTGTGCGTATACTAAACAGCCATTGTGTAGGATTCAttcaaatattgaaatatttaaatttaaagttaaaattctgGCATCTccattatgttttcctttctctctcaacttAGAAACTTTGGGGACTAAGCgttcttactcattttattttcattggattCAGTGTCACGATCCTAATTTGTGTAGCttctttgttgaaaaaaaatattcaggctTTAGGTTGAATAAGTATTTCCATAGTATGTAAAATCAGTAGGACAGTGGTTTTAAAGAGAGAACAGATTAAATTTCTAGTCCTTGGGTGGAAACTATACaagtatgtgttttgttttgttttgtttttaacaattttagAATTCTAATATGAGTTGTGGAAAGGTTATTGTTCCTCTAATGTTTTTGATTTTGAGGTCAGCAATATCTAAGCGTGGGGTCCTTGGTCATCAATGATTTCCTAGTTACCAGGACCTCAGAACTTCCAGAAAGGGATTAAAGAAGAGCCACCAGACTGGAAAACCTAGATTGGGAAGTTAGGCTAAGAATGTGTGCTCTCTGAAAAAGTTTTTATGGTAGAAGAGAACGTATATCAGCATTTAGTGAAGGAAGTGACGTTATCTCCTGGGAATTGATTCTGCATAGAATTTGTAGTTAATGTAGTATCTCAGTGACTCCTAACGAATGCTAAATAAAGATGGAGTTTGCTAGGAGTGTCACAAAAAATGTTAGCAACATTTTGTTACGTTTCTATAGGAAATAATTAGCAGAGGTTTAAGTTGAATTGAGGAAGACAAGAAATTTGGTTGTGGTGCTGGTGGTGAGGTTATAGGGATAGAGCTTATTGGCTTCTACCCTGCTTTGTGATAGAAATTCACTCCACAATTTACCTTTCTTGGTTAAATCTTGCGCTGTTCTGTCAGTGTCAGATCAGGCTCTCTTCTGGCATTTCCTTTCAGAAATTTATGAGTTCAGAATGTGACTTAATTGTTCTATCTTCTCTTTTCGTGAGAAAGTTCTTGAGGATTATTAAAGATGTGAACTTCTTTGAATATCTTCTATAGCTTGTCCTGGAAGGAGTTATATTCTACCTTGGAAAAGATTAATTATATGTATCACTTGAAAACTActggttatttttattaactgtaataatttggttttatattgtataattttcaaattatcttcAATACACGTTAGGAAGCTTAtgaaactttattctttttctttttcttttttttgtaagtaagctccacatccagtgtggggcttgaactcacagtcctgagatcaagaatcgcatgctcttcCAGCTAAGCAAGCCAGACTTTTGTTCTTTTGATCATGCTTCTTTCTGCTTCTTATTAATACTGAGTCCATACATTTATGATCTTCAAGGATCTTCATGAATGTTGACAATGTATCTCACTATTCCCATTTATCCTGCTCTGAAAGCAGTTTGAGAAAAAGTTTTGTTGTTAGCACACtgaagtctctttttttaaagatacatctCAGCCTTGATAGAGTTATTTTGGAATGGGATGCAGATCTTTTTGCCCAGTGGTTTGGtttaccaaaaaaacccccaaaccaacaaacagaacaaaataaacacccccccccccccggcccccaaaACTCCTTAAGTTCCTTTAATCATAGTCATTCTTGTTTCCTTCTCCAATTGTTCCTCATAAACCCAGAGAGAACTTTCTGTTTCTTGTCATAATTTCTGTTTGTACAGAAGTACTATGGTACAACTTGTCCTGTGGCTTGGGggtgatttatattttatattttcaagccccttctccccccaccccaaagttaATTAGATCTATCTTTCCCCCTTTTTGCAAAGCTAAAATTAGTTACTGATAGATAAAAATTTTGTGATCAGTTATTGTCAGAATGTATTTATGTGCCCAGTAGTATGTGGCAGTCTGCCAAAATGATGTAGTGTGAAGAAAACAGATTAAGGAATCAGGAGACCTGGATTTAAGTCCTAGGCTTATATACTTCATAGCTGAGAAATCCTTTACAAATTATTTAAGGAGACTGTAGGGAAGGTTGCTCCCCTTTACTGGGCATTTACTATGTCATGTTCTTCAcaggcattatctcatttaatacaacAGTCCTTTAAGGTAGATATTATTTTCCCAGTGGATACTGAACTCAGAGTACGTAATTtgaccaagatcacacagcaagaaTGTAGCAGAGTTGGGATTTAAAAACAAGGCTTTGAATACTTTTATGAACCTGTGTTTAGAGAATGGGAAAGATAATACTTTTATCATAATATTTCTATTGAGAAAAAAGTATGTGAAACTGCTTTAAAACGATAAAGTGCTCTTTAGATATTAACTGCTATGCTATCTTACAGCAATGGTGAGCAGTCATCTAAGTTCTTGGGACAACTTGTTTCTTTCAAGGCAACATTATGCCTGACAGTCATGGAGGATAGAGGTGACAAACATTAAACCAGCATTGGAGGAGCTTAACTAATATGTGTGTGGAAAGGAGTGAATGCCTGGAAGTGCCAGTGAAAGAGAAGTTTTAAGTGCTGTATGTGTAGATGGGGTGAGGCTGAGAATATTTACCCCCTGTCTTCCAGTTAGTCCTGCCTGTGTGTCTATAGATTAATGTagtatcttttccattttgttctctgtcttttcttaGGGTTGATAATTTCCACTTCTCCACCtaaactttttcctttccttattgaCTATTGTTCTTGTGCTGTGTTGTTTCCTAAGGTACATGTATCCCTATCAGACCTTTTggaactattt is a genomic window of Acinonyx jubatus isolate Ajub_Pintada_27869175 chromosome D1, VMU_Ajub_asm_v1.0, whole genome shotgun sequence containing:
- the LOC113603347 gene encoding sterile alpha motif domain-containing protein 1-like, whose translation is MTLRSEQPGGRVPLVSTYSRVPSKGANTRPRPNIPSLPNRVKQPQHLSLLPASPSAPCRLSDRAPERSRVAPPPAVSPRPSRPPTRRRQGLLNPPAEGCRAGPPRLLPGLPARRAEAPSAAQRRDPTTDKKKRQEGSKGSALPTSGRKQPERGASRISQPSTRRRHRSGDIKQEDGAKDHRIHERPRHHRMSAQPIVQGDAVERRKTAPLQP